The Streptomyces sp. NBC_00454 DNA segment ACCGAGATCCTGCCGCGCGTGGAGCGCGAAGTTCACCCCAGCGTCCCCGTCCAGAGCCAGCCCGTAGGAGTTTCCGCATGACCGCCGCCGACACCGCCGCCGACACCTCCCCCGCCCTCGCCGCCGCTCCGCGCCCGCGCCGCATCGCCGTCGTCGGCGGCCGTCCCGCCCCCGTCCACGGGGCCCGGGAGCTCGGCATCGACGTGGTCCTCGTCCACACCGAGGGCCAGTTCGACCGGGCCGAGGCCGAGGAGCACTGCTCCACCGTCCTCACGGGTGACATCACCGACGCCGGGGAACTGCTGGCGCTGCTCCAGCCGTTGCACGAGGAGCAGCCCTTCGAGCGGATCCTCACCACCACCGAGCTGGCGGCCGTGTCGGTGGGCGAGCTCAACGAGAAGCTCGGCCTGCCCGGCACCCCGCCCGAGGTCTCGCGGATCATCCAGGACAAGTCCCTGACCCGTCAGGCCCTGGACCGCCACGGGCTCAGCCCCGTACGCCACCGGATGATCAGAGACACCGAGGACGCGGTCGCCTTCCTGGCCGAGGTCGGCGGCCCGATCGTGATGAAGCCGGGCAAGGGCGCGGGCAGCCTGCACATCAACATGGTCGACGACGCCGGAGCGGCGGCCCGCGCCTTCCGCGAGATCACCGAGTTCGGCTACGGCGGCGTCCTGGCCGAGGAGTATCTGGAGGGGCCGGTCGTCAGTGTCGAGGGGTTCTCGCACCAGGGCCGCCACATCGTCCTCGGCATCTGCGAGTACCGCGTCAACGAGCACTTCGTGGAGTGGGAGTGCAGCGTCTCCAGCGACCTGGCGGCGCCCTTCCTGCCCGAACTGCACCGGCTCAACGCCGACATCCTCGACGCCGTGGGCCTCACCGACGGCCCCTCGCACAGCGAGTACGTGCTCACCCCGGCGGGACCGCGCCTGCTGGAGACCCACAACCGGCTGTCCGGCAGCGGCATCCCCGAGATGGTCCGCCGCTCCACGGGCTGGGACCCGGCGCGGCTGTTCATGACCGTACCGCTGGGCATCGACGAGCTCCCCGAGACGGCGCCCGAGCCGCTGCGGGGCGCGGCCATCCGCTTCCTGGAGGCCCCGGCCGCGGGAGTCCTCACCGGTATCGAGGGCCTGGAGGAGTTCGCCGCCCGGGGCATCCCGGTACGCCGCCTCGCGCCGGGCGCGAAGGCCCCGCACATGGTGCCCTTCCTGAAGGGCCTCGGGGAGGCCGCCGAAGCGGTGGTGGTCGCCAAGAACCCGGGCGACCGGGTGGCCGCCATGGATTCCCTGCTGGCCTGCGACAACGGCTACGTCGTCGCCACGGCCCCGACCCGCGCCGAGGCCGTGGCCCGGTGCGCGGAACTGGCCGCCGCGATCACCTTCCGGGTCCGCCCGGAGGCGTAGCGGCTCCTGCCCGTACGGAGCCCCGGCCGGCGGCGGCGCCGTCAGCCCCGGCGGGGGCGGCCCACGAGTGCGGCATTGGCCTTCACCAGGGCCGGGACCAGGACGTAGACGGCGGTCGGGACGACGATCGCCGTCAGGATCAGCGTCCGGACCGGCAGCGGCAGCCCGGCCGTGGCCCCTCCGACCAGGGCCAGGACGACGGTGACGGAGGGGTAGATCGCCAGCCAGGTGATCAGGGCCCGGCGGTGCACGGAGGGCGCGCCGGGCGCTGCTGGAGTGGTGGATGTGGCGGTCGTGGTGGATGTGGACGTGGTGGTGCTCGCGGACATGGTGTTCCCCCAGTTCGGGCGGTGGAAATTCTCCAACCGCACGGTTGGAGAATAGCCCGGCCCGACCCAAACTCCAACCGGTTGGTTGGGATTGCGATAAGGTCGCCCCATGGCCTGGGACACCGAACGCACCAAGAAGCTCCTGCTCGACGCCGCCATCGAGGAGTTCGCGGCCAAGGGCCCGGAGGCGGCCCGGGTGGCCGCGATCGCCACCCGCGCGGGCGTCAACAAGGAGCGGATCTACCAGTACTTCGGCAACAAGGAGGCGCTCTTCGGCGCCGTCCTCGAATGCGAACTGAGCCGCCTCGCCGACGCCGTCCCGCTCACCGGCGAGTCCGCGGCCGACCTGGGCGACTACACCGCCCGGGTCTTCGACTACCACCGCCGCAACCCGCACTTCCTGCGCCTGCTGGCCTGGGAGGGACTGCACCGCGGCGAGGCCGTGGCCGCCGAGGACGAGCGGACCGGCCACTACGCCCGCAAGGTCGCCGCCATCGGCGAGGCCCAGGACGCCGGGGCGCTCACCGGCGACGTGCCCGCCGGCCACCTCATGTACGCGGTGATCGCCCTGACCGCCGGCTGGTTCAACCTCCCCCAGCTGGTCCGGATGGTGGCCCCCGAGACCGCCGGCGCCCAGCCCGGGGAGCAGCGCGAAGCCCTCGTCGGACTGGTCCGCAGGCTGGCGGCGAGCCCGTCCGCCGACTCCGGACATGCGCAGGGGCATACCGCCACATAACGTTTCCCGGAACGGGCTCGACCGGCAGCCGGGCGCAGCGGCGGTCGGCGGCGGGATGCCGGGCGGCGGGTGGCGCGGATGGAGGAGGGGCACGGATGGTGGAGTGGCTCAGGACCGAGATCTTCCGCCCCTACCCCGAGCTGCTGATCTTCCTGACCATCGCCGCCGGCTTCCTCCTCGGCCGGATCCGGTACAAGTCCATCGCCCTGGGCGCCGTCACCGGCTGCCTCGTCGCGGGCCTGGTCATCGGCTCCCAGGCCGAGGTGGAGATCGACGGCCCGATCAAATCCGTCTTCTTCCTGATGTTCCTCTTCGCCCTCGGCTACGACGTCGGCCCGCAGTTCTTCCGCGCCCTGCGCAAGGACGGCCTCCCCCAAGTGGTCCTGGCCCTCATCGTCTGCGTCACCGGCCTCGCCACCGCCTGGGCCTTCGCCACCCTCGCCGGCTACGGTCCGGGCCTCTCCGCCGGTCTGCTCGGGGGCGGCCTCACCCAGTCCTCCGTCATCGGCGTCGGCTCCGACGCCATCTCCCACATCCCCGGCATGAGCCCCGCCGCGGCCACCGACCAGTCCCACCTGGTCGCCGTCGCCTACGCGGTCACGTACCCCCTCGGTACGGTCCTGCCCGCCCTGCTCCTCGCCGGGGTGCTGCCCCGCCTGCTGCGCAGGGACCTCGCGGCCGAAAGCGCCGTACTCGCCGCCGACCTGGAGGCCTCGGAGGCGGACCCGGACGCCGGGGAGGGCTACTACAAGCACGTGCTGCGCGCCTACGCCGTGGACGTGGCGGCCTTCGCGGGCCGCACCATCGGCGAGTTCGAAGCGGAGCAGAAGGCCCACGGCCGCCGGCTCTACATCACCCGACTGCGCCGGGCCGGCGAGATCCTCGACCACACCCCGGACACCCGGATCGAGCTGGGCGACGTCCTGGCCGTCAGCGCGGTCCGGGGCGACCTCGTCGCGTACGACGCGCGCACGCACATCGGCATGGAGACGGACGACTTCGAGCTCCTCGCCTACCGCACCGAATCCCTGCACGTGGTCATCACGAACCGCAACAACAGCGGCCGCACGATCCGCACCCTGCGCCACGAGGACTTCATGCCCGGGGTCTTCGTCGAGGAACACTGGCGGGCCGGTACGGACCTGCGCGTGCGGCTCGACAGCACCGTGGAACGCGGGGACACCCTGGTCCTCACCGGGCCGCACCGACTGGTGGACGAGGCCGCGCGGGAACTGGGCAAGCCGGTCCCGACCAGCTTCGCCACCGACATGGTGTGGATCGCCCTCGGCCTCTTCCTCGGCGGCTGCCTGGGCATCCCCGCCCTGCACGCGGCCGGCGCCCCGCTCTCGCTGTCCACCTCCACCGGGGCGCTGCTGATGGGCCTGGTCTTCGGCTGGATCCGGGCGAAGTACCCCACCTACGGGAACCTGCCGTCGGCGGCGCAGTGGCTGATGGGCACGCTCGGCCTGTGCGTGTTCGTCACCATCGTCGGCCTCAACGCGGGCCCCAGCTTCGTCCCCGGCCTGCGCGAGGCGGGCTGGCCGCTGCTGCTCTGGGGCGCGGTCGTGACCACGGTCCCCCTCCTGACCGGCTTCGCCTACGGCCACTTCGTGCAGCGCCTCCCCCTCCCGATCCTCCTCGGCGCCCTGGCCGGCGCCCAGACCACGACGGCCGCCCTCGGCGCCCTGACGGAGCGCGCCCGCAGCCAGATCCCGGCCCTGGGCACGACGGTCCCGTACGCCCTGGGCAACGTCCTGCTGACGATGTGGGGCTCGGTGATCGTCCTGCTGAGGCGGTGAGATCCCGCCCTGCGCGAGGTGCTGGAGAACCGACGACAGGCCCTGGCCCTGGCCCGACTGCGCACGTACGCCGAGGCAGGCGGGATCGGCGACGGCCTGGGCTACGCCGCCCGTTCGGCCTGGCGACGGGCGGCGTAGCCCGCCAGGTCTCCCTTGATGGCCATGACGTCCTGCGCCCGGATGAGGACGGGTTCGCAGTAGCGCGCGTCGCACGAGCGGGGGTGCGTGCCGTCGATCAACGAGACACCGCTGAGCACGAGCCCGCAGTTGTCCTCGATGTCGGTGCACAGCACCGGGTGGAACGAACAGTCCTCGTAGATGTCGCCCACGCGGATGCCCGCCGGGTTCCGGGGATCGCTCCCCTCGCTCACGCTCATGCGGGCACCCTGCCACGGCCCCGGATTCGGGAGGTCAGCGGGTTGGCCGGGCGGGGCGTCTGCTGGTGGGCCTAGGCGACGGCCTAGCCGTGCGGGATCAGGGCCACCGGGCCGCGGGCGTAGTGGGCCACCGCGTGGTCCGTGGGGCCCATGCCGTGCAGGGGGCGGTGGTGGCGGCGGCCGACGACCAGGAGGTCGGCCGTCGCGGACTCGTCGACCAGGACGTGCGCGGGGTCCCCGGGACGGCTGACGCACTCGGTCGCCACCTCCGGGTACGCCGCGGAGACCTTGGCCACCGCGGCCTCGAGCGACTGCGAGGGCTCCGGGCCCGCGTGCACGGCGCGCAGCGGCAGTCCGTGCGCGGCCGCCCAGGCGTACCCGAAGCCGAGTACGGCCTCGTAGTCGCCGGCCGGGTCCACGCCCACGACCACCCCGCGCTGCCCGCGCTCCGCGGCCGGCGCCGGCTCCCGGACCAGGACGACGGGGATCTCGCTGCGCCCGGCGACGTGCAGCGCGGTGGAGCCGAGCAGCGGGACGTGGTGGTTGTGTCCGCCGGCTCCGACGACGAGCAGCCGGGCGTGCGCGGCGGCGCGCGGCAGCTCGCCGGCCGGTCCTCCCTCGGCGGTGGCCGTCTCGACGGCCAGCCCCGGGTGCAGGGCGCGCAGTTCCTCGGCGAGGGCGCTCAGCACGCCTTCGGCGGCCCGCTCGCTCGCGCCGAGCACGGGCTGGAACTCGGGGGAGATCGGCTGGATGGTGGGCCAGGCACGGCCGACGTGGAGCAGCCGGAGCGCGGCCCCCGCCGACACCGCCTCCCGCGCGGCCCAGCGGGCGGCGGCGAGGCTGCGTACGGATCCGTCGAATCCGACGAGGAAGGGGAGGGACGGCGCGTCCGGCTCGGACGGAGCGCCCGCGGAGGAGGGGGAGGACGGGAGGGACATCGGCGGCACCCTTCTTTCCGTGCCGCGGCCCCATGCAGTGGGCCGCCGCCTGGTCGCACCTACGACGCTACTCCCGCCCGGACCCGCGCGTTGGCGGCGCTAGGCTGCGCACGTGCCGTCGTACTCCATCGGGCAGGCCGCGGGCCTGCTCTGCGTGAGCCCCGAGACCGTCCGCCGCTGGGCCGACGGGGGGCGGCTTCCCGCGCGCCGCAGCCCCGAAGGGGTCCGCAGCGTCGACGGGGCCGTTCTCGCCGCCTTCGCCAAGGAGCGTGCCGCCGGACTGCATCCGGTTCCGGAGACGGCCGCGGCCACCTCCGTGCGCAACTCCTTCGCCGGGATCGTCACGGCCGTCCTGCTCGACGAGGTCGCGGCCCAGGTGGAGATCCAGTCGGGCCCGCACCACATCGTCTCCGTCGTGACCCGGGAGTCGGTCGAGGAGCTCGGCATCGCGGTCGGGGTGACCGTGACGGCCCGGGTGAAGTCCACGGACGTCCACATCGACCTGGTCTAGGTCGTCTCTTCGCGGACTTGGCAAGATCCGGAAGAGACGACCTAGGTCAGCACCTCAGCGCCGCGTACAGGTCCAGCTTGTGGTCCAGCCGGGACAGGTCGCGCCCGGTCAGCGCCTCCACCCGCT contains these protein-coding regions:
- a CDS encoding ATP-grasp domain-containing protein yields the protein MTAADTAADTSPALAAAPRPRRIAVVGGRPAPVHGARELGIDVVLVHTEGQFDRAEAEEHCSTVLTGDITDAGELLALLQPLHEEQPFERILTTTELAAVSVGELNEKLGLPGTPPEVSRIIQDKSLTRQALDRHGLSPVRHRMIRDTEDAVAFLAEVGGPIVMKPGKGAGSLHINMVDDAGAAARAFREITEFGYGGVLAEEYLEGPVVSVEGFSHQGRHIVLGICEYRVNEHFVEWECSVSSDLAAPFLPELHRLNADILDAVGLTDGPSHSEYVLTPAGPRLLETHNRLSGSGIPEMVRRSTGWDPARLFMTVPLGIDELPETAPEPLRGAAIRFLEAPAAGVLTGIEGLEEFAARGIPVRRLAPGAKAPHMVPFLKGLGEAAEAVVVAKNPGDRVAAMDSLLACDNGYVVATAPTRAEAVARCAELAAAITFRVRPEA
- a CDS encoding TetR family transcriptional regulator, giving the protein MAWDTERTKKLLLDAAIEEFAAKGPEAARVAAIATRAGVNKERIYQYFGNKEALFGAVLECELSRLADAVPLTGESAADLGDYTARVFDYHRRNPHFLRLLAWEGLHRGEAVAAEDERTGHYARKVAAIGEAQDAGALTGDVPAGHLMYAVIALTAGWFNLPQLVRMVAPETAGAQPGEQREALVGLVRRLAASPSADSGHAQGHTAT
- a CDS encoding aspartate:alanine exchanger family transporter, yielding MVEWLRTEIFRPYPELLIFLTIAAGFLLGRIRYKSIALGAVTGCLVAGLVIGSQAEVEIDGPIKSVFFLMFLFALGYDVGPQFFRALRKDGLPQVVLALIVCVTGLATAWAFATLAGYGPGLSAGLLGGGLTQSSVIGVGSDAISHIPGMSPAAATDQSHLVAVAYAVTYPLGTVLPALLLAGVLPRLLRRDLAAESAVLAADLEASEADPDAGEGYYKHVLRAYAVDVAAFAGRTIGEFEAEQKAHGRRLYITRLRRAGEILDHTPDTRIELGDVLAVSAVRGDLVAYDARTHIGMETDDFELLAYRTESLHVVITNRNNSGRTIRTLRHEDFMPGVFVEEHWRAGTDLRVRLDSTVERGDTLVLTGPHRLVDEAARELGKPVPTSFATDMVWIALGLFLGGCLGIPALHAAGAPLSLSTSTGALLMGLVFGWIRAKYPTYGNLPSAAQWLMGTLGLCVFVTIVGLNAGPSFVPGLREAGWPLLLWGAVVTTVPLLTGFAYGHFVQRLPLPILLGALAGAQTTTAALGALTERARSQIPALGTTVPYALGNVLLTMWGSVIVLLRR
- a CDS encoding universal stress protein translates to MSLPSSPSSAGAPSEPDAPSLPFLVGFDGSVRSLAAARWAAREAVSAGAALRLLHVGRAWPTIQPISPEFQPVLGASERAAEGVLSALAEELRALHPGLAVETATAEGGPAGELPRAAAHARLLVVGAGGHNHHVPLLGSTALHVAGRSEIPVVLVREPAPAAERGQRGVVVGVDPAGDYEAVLGFGYAWAAAHGLPLRAVHAGPEPSQSLEAAVAKVSAAYPEVATECVSRPGDPAHVLVDESATADLLVVGRRHHRPLHGMGPTDHAVAHYARGPVALIPHG
- a CDS encoding molybdopterin-binding protein, whose translation is MPSYSIGQAAGLLCVSPETVRRWADGGRLPARRSPEGVRSVDGAVLAAFAKERAAGLHPVPETAAATSVRNSFAGIVTAVLLDEVAAQVEIQSGPHHIVSVVTRESVEELGIAVGVTVTARVKSTDVHIDLV